A part of Notolabrus celidotus isolate fNotCel1 chromosome 21, fNotCel1.pri, whole genome shotgun sequence genomic DNA contains:
- the phyh gene encoding phytanoyl-CoA dioxygenase, peroxisomal → MSRAADRLRLLISHLDGSPDGLKAVQTSAQTVTYSHPQRLRYSVDTSDLLTPEQRYSYEENGFILIKNLVSEYDIDRFKSEFERISRQDVRVPGLVVMKDVAIVKSEYVPDQRAISKLQDFQEDPELFRYCTLPEILKYVECFTGPNIMAMHTMLINKPPDAGKKTSRHPMHQDLHYFPFRPADKIVCSWTAMEKVDRKNGCLVVLPGTHTGTLQEHDYPEWEGGVNKMYHGVRGYDPQHPRIHLEMEKGDTVFFHPLLIHGSGMNQTQGFRKAISCHYASADCYYIDVKGTTQENIEKEVKEIAARKYDIGEISFEDTWAFRGRLVQGERTSL, encoded by the exons ATGTCTCGGGCTGCGGACAGACTCAGACTGCTGATCAGTCATCTAGATGGATCTCCAGATGGACTT AAAGCTGTTCAAACTTCTGCTCAAACTGTCACATACAGTCACCCACAGAGGCTGAG GTACAGTGTTGATACCTCTGACCTGCTGACCCCAGAACAGAGATACTCATACGAGGAAAATGGCTTCATCCTCATCAAGAATCTGGTGTCCGAATACGACATCGACAGGTTCAA GAGTGAGTTTGAAAGGATCTCCCGACAGGACGTGAGGGTTCCAGGTCTGGTGGTGATGAAGGACGTCGCAATTGTGAAATCAGAATATGTTCCAGATCAGAGAGCAATCTCCAAGCTCCAGGACTTTCAGGAAGATCCTGAACTGTTTCGGTACTGCACCCTGCCAGAG ATTCTGAAGTATGTGGAGTGTTTTACTGGTCCCAACATCATGGCCATGCACACAATGCTGATCAATAAGCCTCCAGATGCAG GTAAAAAGACTTCTCGCCACCCGATGCATCAGGACCTGCATTACTTCCCCTTCCGCCCAGCCGACAAGATCGTCTGCTCTTGGACGGCGATGGAGAAGGTGGACAGGAAGAACGGTTGCCTGGTTGTCCTGCCGGGAACACACACTGGTACGCTGCAGGAGCATGACTACCCTGAGTGGGAG GGTGGTGTAAACAAGATGTACCATGGAGTGCGTGGCTACGACCCACAGCACCCAAGGATACACCTGGAGATGGAGAAGGGAGACACCGTCTTCTTCCATCCGCTGCTGATCCACGGCTCTGGCATGAACCAGACACAGGGCTTCCGCAAG gccATCTCCTGCCACTATGCCAGTGCTGACTGCTATTACATTGATGTGAAGGGAACAACGCAGGAAAACATTGAGAAAGAGGTGAAGGAGATCGCAGCCAGGAAGTATGATATCGGTGAAATTTCCTTCGAG gatACCTGGGCTTTCAGAGGCCGCCTGGTGCAAGGAGAGAGGACTTCACTTTGA